From Danio aesculapii chromosome 18, fDanAes4.1, whole genome shotgun sequence, a single genomic window includes:
- the LOC130245211 gene encoding pyroglutamyl-peptidase 1-like: MDTSREIVVITGFGPFRQYVVNPSWEAAKGLKIAGLGLNIEVHIKEIPVSYAKCQQVLDNIWQTMTPKMVIHLGIALGAKGITLEQTGKDYCYKDRDVSGLCPAGHCCVEGGPEQLNSSIDMRSLSKHLKSMGLDVIYSRDAGRYLCDFVYYYSLYHGKGKAALIHVPASGSLASPERLVPQLQTIIQNLLQQLDSPAHTT, encoded by the exons atggacACTTCCCGCGAAATTGTAGTTATAACAg GTTTTGGTCCTTTTCGACAATATGTAGTGAATCCAAGCTGGGAGGCCGCTAAG gGTTTGAAGATTGCAGGACTTGGCTTGAACATAGAGGTCCACATTAAAGAGATTCCTGTCAGTTATGCCAAATGTCAGCAAGTCCTCGATAACATCTGGCAGACAATGACTCCAAAG ATGGTCATTCATTTAGGCATAGCCCTAGGGGCCAAAGGCATTACACTGGAGCAAACAGGGAAGGACTACTGCTACAAAGACAGGGATGTCAGTGGTCTGTGTCCTGCTGGTCACTGCTGCGTTGAGGGAGGACCAGAACAACTGAACTCCTCCATAGACATGAGGTCCCTTAGCAAGCATCTAAAAAGTATGGGGCTCGATGTCATCTACTCCAGAGACGCTGGGAG GTACCTGTGTGATTTTGTATACTACTATTCATTGTACCATGGGAAGGGAAAGGCTGCATTGATTCATGTGCCAGCATCAGGAAGCCTGGCAAGCCCAGAGAGACTGGTACCACAACTCCAGACCATCATCCAGAATCTGTTACAACAGCTGGACAGCCCTGCACACACAACCTGA
- the LOC130245428 gene encoding LOW QUALITY PROTEIN: synemin-like (The sequence of the model RefSeq protein was modified relative to this genomic sequence to represent the inferred CDS: inserted 1 base in 1 codon; deleted 3 bases in 3 codons), which translates to MFRMREPFESEKLQLQELNQRLSHYLMRSKQLEQENTCLINEISSIRQNRSGEWESKHMSELREMRRLVERLSYEKCRAEMERQKLRNELQTLQSMRSDEASVSKTIGTELKGCERQLQNAIQGNSALESRLFELETEYKFLEDAHRKEVAHLRDQVRSRTVRVVTQTRPAPPAVTMRRCRSTRNHFTENWQGTLEMYRLQVEEIEESIKADHARLEEIQREKREHASQFKRLRDEIEKQTQVQMNLEEQLVNMQDQFRAEITQYQAIIEELEYERRMLSSNISDKLKDHQDLLQVKMGLALEVAAYRALLEEEGRHAKMWSNQHSRERIIDIKTPAHVYTPRVSVNSASRPDTRKKAFTGYDVKYMEPVSSMRTSSTSSQFHSYEPSRIVPISVSNRAQQSPDSRRDMISFTKAAQAAASSTSKPGVSSAEIKREEIDQRFLRKEVSQHPSKSSADLPPTRIESTPSSTMXKIEKPKPVNVISPTVSLSKTTTEESREKDVKLKEKKMDFKLDQDKSEVSIKDKRGDIKESIAKDVGESEHVEHKVFVGEEKILDAVSMEEIIQKVMKPAGLDSKVSSSPDSKVTYHVEKTEQEDGTTKTQIVLQSKVEEELDLSEDFALEELLSKGVKKVTLENIKGTPTGAMIENLLSLGLQGESLENKSVNVEVIEEPVDSQSDEESEIEIEETVEIKSKQPSISPSSMSFQIEELESDPKTTKPYETEFAKASRYGNSGSMQVQDVSKEESLPYFSHGHDSQEYFVSTPDENLSESEEKDNESEDGGRFKSYSHYGVVDDLSDERYYQEDDPKRPTAEGHSYRDSPDYGDRSFLRDNIQDCIIEEEVHVSPTLQQSIVGILREESLDPEQQLRGALEQIQDTVSGALKEELAFFTKGRETPENVSVDIKKIEQVADNGTMTIVAELNVSQTLEESGLLEEEHDPSEEQIMAALSSSHPMLQQAIGGAAGAGYTMKISKEEFETDEVPWMTTDEEFQQWSLTDEFGKTEKHIKLGPSERSFTFQMDVNNGSSASASEGAVEVQSSSSSEFSQTQMIEPHLKVCHEKRVATVYLESPKDE; encoded by the exons ATGTTTCGAATGAGGGAACCGTTTGAAAGCGAGAAGCTCCAGCTGCAGGAGCTCAACCAAAGACTCAGCCACTACCTAATGCGCTCGAAACAGTTAGAACAAGAAAACACCTGTCTGATAAACGAAATAAGCTCAATCAGGCAGAACAGGTCTGGAGAATGGGAAAGCAAGCACATGTCCGAGCTGCGTGAAATGAGGAGACTGGTGGAGCGTTTATCTTACGAGAAATGCAGAGCGGAGATGGAGCGACAGAAGCTGCGTAACGAACTTCAGACGCTGCAGTCGATGCGTTCAGATGAAGCCTCGGTCAGCAAAACCATCGGGACTGAGCTTAAAGGCTGCGAGAGGCAACTTCAGAACGCTATTCAGGGC AACAGTGCTTTGGAGAGTCGTCTCTTTGAGCTGGAA ACGGAATACAAGTTTTTGGAAGATGCCCACAGAAAGGAAGTGGCCCACCTGAGGGACCAGGTGCGCTCCAGAACTGTGCGC GTCGTGACTCAAACGCGTCCCGCACCTCCAGCGGTTACTATGAGGAGGTGCAGGAGTACGCGAAACCACTTCACCGAAAACTGGCAGGGAACTTTGGAGATGTACCGCCTGCAGGTGGAGGAAATCGAAGAGTCGATAAAAGCAGATCACGCGAGGTTGGAGGAGATTCAGAGGGAAAAGAGGGAACACGCTTCGCAGTTCAAGAGGCTGCGTGACGAGATTGAGAAACAAACACAAGTGCAGATGAACCTCGAGGAGCAGCTCGTAAACATGCAAGATCAGTTCAGAGCTGAAATCACTCAGTATCAG GCTATCATTGAGGAACTAGAGTATGAGCGCAGAATGCTGTCCAGCAACATCTCAGATAAGCTGAAGGACCATCAGGATCTCTTACAAGTCAAGATGGGTCTCGCTCTGGAAGTGGCAGCATACAG GGCGCTCTTGGAAGAAGAAGGAAGACATGCTAAAATGTGGTCTAATCAGCATTCAAGAGAAAGAATTATAG ATATAAAAACGCCAGCCCATGTTTACACTCCAAGAGTCTCTGTTAATTCTGCAAGTCGGCCAGATACAAGAAAAAAAGCTTTCACAGGATATGATGTTAAATATATGGAGCCTGTTTCCAGCATGAGAACCTCATCTACATCAAGTCAGTTTCATTCTTACGAACCCTCCAGGATCGTGCCCATCAGTGTATCGAATCGTGCCCAGCAGAGTCCTGATTCTAGAAGGGACATGATTTCATTCACCAAAGCAGCTCAGGCAGCTGCTTCCAGTACCTCAAAACCTGGAGTCTCTTCTGCAGAGATAAAAAGAGAGGAGATAGATCAGAGATTTTTGAGAAAAGAGGTCTCTCAGCACCCTTCAAAGAGCTCAGCTGATCTTCCCCCCACTAGAATCGAAAGTACACCAAGCTCGACCA TCAAAATAGAAAAACCAAAGCCAGTGAATGTAATATCACCTACTGTGAGCTTGAGCAAGACCACCACTGAAGAAAGCCGAGAGAAAGATGTTaaactgaaagaaaagaaaatggattTCAAACTAGATCAAGACAAATCTGAGGTATCAATAAAAGATAAAAGAGGGGATATAAAAGAATCAATAGCCAAAGATGTGGGAGAGTCTGAACATGTTGAGCATAAGGTGTTTGTAGGTGAGGAGAAAATATTAGATGCCGTTTCTATGGAGGAAATAATTCAGAAGGTCATGAAACCAGCTGGTTTAGATTCTAAGGTCAGCTCATCCCCTGACTCAAAAGTCACATATCATGTGGAGAAAACAGAACAAGAGGATGGAACCACCAAGACTCAGATTGTCTTACAATCGAAAGTTGAGGAGGAGCTGGACCTGTCTGAAGATTTTGCCCTGGAGGAGCTTCTCAGCAAGGGAGTCAAGAAGGTCACCCTGGAGAACATCAAGGGAACCCCAACGGGAGCCATGATTGAGAACCTGCTGAGTCTTGGCCTGCAAGGTGAAAGTTTAGAAAATAAGTCTGTGAATGTGGAGGTAATCGAGGAACCGGTGGATTCTCAGAGTGATGAGGAGAGTGAAATTGAAATAGAGGAGACTGTGGAGATTAAGTCTAAACAGCCAAGCATCAGTCCCTCATCAATGTCCTTCCAAATCGAGGAGCTAGAGAGTGACCCTAAGACCACAAAACCCTACGAGACTGAATTTGCTAAAGCCTCGCGTTATGGGAACAGTGGCTCTATGCAGGTTCAGGATGTTTCCAAAGAAGAAAGCCTACCCTACTTCTCACATGGCCATGACTCACAAGAATACTTTGTCTCCACTCCTGACGAGAACCTGTCAGAGTCAGAGGAAAAAGATAATGAGTCGGAGGATGGAGGAAGGTTTAAGTCATATAGCCATTATGGAGTTGTGGATGATCTGTCTGATGAAAGATATTACCAGGAAGATGATCCAAAACGACCCACTGCTGAAGGTCACAGTTACAGAGACTCACCTGATTATGGTGACCGCTCGTTTCTGAGAGACAATATCCAAGACTGCATAATCGAAGAGGAGGTGCACGTTTCTCCCACTCTGCAACAGTCCATAGTGGGGATCCTGAGAGAGGAGTCATTAGACCCCGAACAGCAGCTCAGAGGAGCATTAGAGCAAATCCAAGACACAGTTTCTGGAGCCCTCAAGGAAGAGCTGGCTTTTTTCACGAAGGGTAGAGAGACTCCAGAGAATGTTTCGGTGGACATCAAAAAAATAGAACAAGTTGCAGACAATGGAACCATGACTATTGTGGCGGAGCTCAATGTATCGCAGACGTTGGAGGAGTCTGGACTGCTGGAGGAAGAACATGATCCATCTGAAGAGCAGATTATGGCGGCACTGAGCTCATCTCATCCAATGCTTCAGCAGGCCATCGGGGGAGCAGCCGGTGCAGGATACACCATGAAAATTTCCAAAGAGGAGTTTGAAACGGACGAAGTGCCATGGATGACCACCGATGAGGAGTTCCAACAGTGGAGCTTAACCGATGAGTTTGGCAAGACGGAAAAGCACATCAAGCTGGGCCCTAGTGAAAGATCTTTTACTTTTCAGATGGATGTGAACAACGGCTCTTCTGCATCAGCGAGTGAAGGAGCCGTCGAAGTGCAAAGCAGCAGCTCTTCTGAATTCTCACAGACTCAGATGATTGAGCCACACCTAAAGGTCTGTCATGAGAAAAGAGTCGCGACTGTTTATCTTGAAAGCCCCAAAGATGAGTAA